In Rhodospirillaceae bacterium, a single window of DNA contains:
- a CDS encoding HAMP domain-containing sensor histidine kinase, whose amino-acid sequence MKGRDGTGRDGTGRDASAVNSPGNGPGNGGHNARRQPAWSTGLSTKLLILTAIFVMLAEVFIYLPSIARYRQVYLENVLSDAHLATLALDAAPDNMVSPDLSRRLLSHARALAIVQRRADGSRHLITAGMPPRVTGRVSLGNPDFLRLIWDAIATLAGGGGEVLRVVGPSPRDPATALEVLISDAALRQGMLEYSQRILILSLIISFFTALLVFLTLHWLIVRPVQRLTDNMVRFSDDPMDEAGMLPPTGRLDEIGLAQDEYAHLQQNLLTTLRQNERLAALGAAITRINHDLRNMLAAAQLVSDRLAGSEDPGVKRIAPTLVRSIDRAVRLCTQTLDFARDSKATRRAEYFFLNELTLELASLHGAEYPGTAFVSDMAGDLTIFADRGQVFRALSNLMRNAAQAGAQTVTVGAEAAAGLATIDIRDDGPGLPEDIRQSLFKPFITRPGAAGTGLGMAIAHEIVSSHGGVIELVATGHADTHFRISLPQGAAPPVEDAPAENAPAENALAENSPG is encoded by the coding sequence ATGAAAGGCCGCGACGGGACGGGCCGCGACGGGACGGGCCGCGACGCCTCCGCCGTCAACAGTCCCGGAAACGGCCCCGGAAACGGCGGACACAACGCGCGGCGGCAGCCGGCCTGGAGCACCGGCCTGTCGACCAAGCTGCTGATCCTGACGGCAATCTTCGTGATGCTGGCGGAAGTCTTCATCTATCTGCCGTCGATCGCGCGCTACCGGCAGGTGTATCTGGAAAACGTCCTGTCAGACGCGCATCTGGCGACCCTGGCGCTGGACGCCGCGCCGGACAACATGGTGAGTCCGGACCTCAGCCGCCGGCTGCTGTCGCATGCCCGCGCGCTGGCGATCGTGCAGCGCCGGGCGGACGGGTCGCGGCACCTGATCACCGCCGGCATGCCGCCCAGGGTGACCGGGCGCGTCAGCCTCGGCAATCCGGATTTCCTGCGTCTGATCTGGGACGCCATCGCCACGCTGGCCGGAGGCGGCGGCGAGGTGCTGCGCGTCGTCGGCCCGTCGCCGCGCGACCCGGCGACCGCCCTTGAAGTGCTGATTTCCGATGCGGCGCTGCGCCAGGGCATGCTGGAATATTCCCAGCGCATCCTGATCCTCTCGCTGATCATCTCTTTCTTTACGGCGTTGCTGGTGTTCCTGACCCTGCATTGGCTGATCGTGCGGCCGGTCCAACGCCTGACGGACAACATGGTCCGGTTCAGCGACGACCCGATGGACGAGGCGGGCATGTTGCCGCCGACCGGCCGCCTGGACGAAATCGGGCTGGCCCAGGACGAATATGCCCATCTGCAGCAGAATCTTCTGACCACCCTGCGCCAGAACGAGCGCCTGGCGGCGCTGGGCGCAGCAATTACGCGGATCAACCACGACCTGCGCAACATGCTCGCCGCGGCGCAGCTCGTTTCGGACCGGCTCGCCGGCAGCGAAGACCCGGGCGTCAAGCGGATCGCGCCGACCCTCGTGCGCTCGATCGACCGGGCGGTCCGCCTGTGCACCCAGACCCTGGATTTCGCCCGCGATTCGAAAGCGACCCGCCGGGCCGAATATTTCTTCCTCAACGAGCTGACCCTCGAACTGGCGTCGCTGCACGGCGCCGAATATCCCGGCACCGCATTCGTCAGCGATATGGCCGGCGACCTGACGATCTTTGCCGATCGCGGACAGGTCTTCCGCGCACTGTCCAATCTCATGCGCAACGCGGCGCAGGCCGGCGCGCAGACGGTGACCGTCGGCGCCGAGGCGGCCGCCGGCCTGGCGACCATCGATATCCGGGACGACGGGCCCGGGCTGCCGGAAGACATCCGGCAATCCCTGTTCAAACCGTTCATCACTCGGCCCGGCGCGGCCGGCACCGGGCTCGGCATGGCCATCGCGCACGAAATCGTTTCGAGCCACGGCGGCGTGATCGAACTGGTCGCGACCGGACATGCGGACACCCATTTCCGCATCAGCCTGCCGCAGGGCGCGGCACCGCCGGTCGAAGATGCGCCGGCCGAAAATGCGCCGGCCGAAAATGCGCTCGCCGAAAATTCGCCGGGCTAG